The following is a genomic window from Microtus pennsylvanicus isolate mMicPen1 chromosome 3, mMicPen1.hap1, whole genome shotgun sequence.
AGGATTGTAACTGCTTAGTAGAATGGCCCCCTCACACACAGCAAGGAACTgtccaataaaaaaatgagaagatgTTTGGGACTGAGAAGTTCTGATCTTGTAAGTGAGGTGGTGTATAATCAAAATTGAAACTCGTATAGGATGGGATACAGTGGGCAGTGTAGACTGCTGTGAAGATCAAGGGGACTTAACATTTGATTAGAGTTAAAGTGCTTAGGACTTACAGGGTAAGCGTAATTTCCATAAGTAAAGATATAGCAAAAGGATATATAACCTGAGCTAACAAGTGTCAGGAAAGTGGAAGTGTGTTTGGAAAACAGAATATAGTTTAGTTTGTACAGGCCTGTAATGTATATAAGAAATTGGTGGGAGGTAAATTTAGCTATTGGAGATAGCTCTTGGAAGATATgttgactagttttatgtcagatTGATACAAGTTTTAGAGTCATTTGAAAAAAGGagcctcaagtgagaaaatgtctctacCAGATTAGCCTGTGGTACTTTTCTTGATGGAAAATTGCGGGAGGATCCATCTCACAGCGGGTGGTACCACCCGTGGGCAGGTAGTTCTGGGTGAACCATGGGAGCAATGCAGTGAGCAGCAGCTCTTcggggcctctgcatcagttcttgcctccaggttcctactttgagttcctgctctgacacccctcagtgatgaactgtgatatggaactgtaagataaaataaacccttccctctgcAAGTTGCTTttcgtcatggtgttttatcatagcaataaaaaccaaacTGAGACAGAGGATTAAGGCTCCTAGATAGAACAGTTTGCTTTATCTTtgttctttacttatttttagaaTTCTTACATGTATGTAAAATATATGCTAAACTTTCGTTGTCTTTTCTAAAAATTGATTCAACTGTATGTGTCTGAAGGGTAGGTGACCATTCTATCTTTTCTGCTCTCCACTGTGTTCAGAAAGTCTCAAGTGCAGAATATTTGATTTTGATTGCAAGGCAAGATTCAGTCCAGTGTTTATTAGCTTCATTATCATAATCAGCCAAAGATTCACATGTTTACTTTTGATCATTTCAGAAAGGAGAAGGAGCCAGTGGTGGCTGAGGCAGTGGAAGAAGTGAAGACAGAACCTGTTTTGGTGTGTCCGCCCTTACGAAGCCGAGTGTATACACCTCCTGACGATCTCCAGAGTCGCTTGGAATCCTGTCTTAAAGAAGTTTTTGGTTCATCTCTTCCTAGTAACTGGCAAGATATCTCCTTGGATAATGGTCATGTGAAGTTCAGACTCTTGGCACGTTTAGCTGATGACTTGGGTCATGCAGTGCCTAACTCCAGGCTTCACCAGATGTGCAGGGTTGGAGACGTTCTTGACTTCTATAATGTTCCATCAGTTCAAGATAGATCTAAATTTGATGAACTCGTTGCTGGTAATTTGCCTCCCAATTTGAAAATCAGTTGGGGTTACTGAGCAGGTCAGCAGTTGACTGCATTGAGATGTTGTACTCTCCTCACTGAGGTGGCCGACAAACCTTGTGAAGTGTTACCCTTCAGAACTCTTCTCAAACCTCCCTTTACTTTTTTTCCTGTAGAAGAATACATCTTTTTTCTTCATGGagaatcaacaaagaaaacattttcacatTTGCTAAGGCTATTCCCCCAGCCCCCAATAAAATCAAGTTTTGGTAATTTATGTAATGTTCTTATTCTGATGTTTAAGATAGGAGGGCATCTCAAGTTCAGATGTTTCTTTGTTCGTTATATGGATAAAGTAGTAGTTGCAATAAAATATTCCAATCTTATTAAAGCTCATAGGTGTGGGATTGTTATGGATATGCAAATGAGGAAATGTGTTAGATAGTTAACGGAATGTCTGCTAGACATGGGACGTTTCACTGTGGTTAGTCCATGATTAAAGATGAAGGAAAGTACACTGTATTCTGGGTTCACCTCTTGGATTAAAGCAGATTCATTAAAGTCTGTTGTCTTTACTTCTTGAAATTTACTTCATTGTacctattattt
Proteins encoded in this region:
- the Mrpl50 gene encoding large ribosomal subunit protein mL50, with product MAALCVYRFASRGWLWNGALAARRNFWSRSRKEKEPVVAEAVEEVKTEPVLVCPPLRSRVYTPPDDLQSRLESCLKEVFGSSLPSNWQDISLDNGHVKFRLLARLADDLGHAVPNSRLHQMCRVGDVLDFYNVPSVQDRSKFDELVAGNLPPNLKISWGY